The sequence CCCGGGTCATCGACACGAACTGCGGTTCGCGTTCCATCAGCACGTGGAGCTGCAGCCCGGCGGGCACCCGTAGCGGGCTGCCCTCCACCTCGTGCACGAACGCCACGTCCAGCTGCCCCGAATCCACCATCCTCAGCAGGGCGTTGGCCGAAACGTCCACGACCAGAGAGGTCTCGGTGTCCGGCAACCGCCGGTGCAGTCTGCGCAGCCAGCCTGGTAACGCCCGGCTGGCCGTGGACCCGATGCGCAGCCGTGGCCCCTGGGCCAGCGCCCGGGCTTCCGCGACCAGCGCGGCCATCTCGGCGAGCAGCGGGCGGGCCCGGCCCAGCACGGTGCGGCCGAACGGAGTGGGGCGGCAGCCGGTGCGCTCACGCAGGAACAGCTCGCCGTCCAGGGCCCGTTCGATCCGGCGCAGCTGGGTCGTCAGGGAGGGCTGGCTCACGCCGAGCTGCCGGGCCGCCTTGTGCAGGCTGCCGGCATCAGCGATGGCGCACAGTGCGCGCAGGTGCCTCACCTCGAGCTCCATGTCCCGAGAGTAGGGGGGTCCAGGTGGACCGCACCAGCCACTTATAGCCCCCCGAATCCCGCCATTCTCTTCCTAGTTGGCCATCCGAAAACTCCCCGATAGCCCTGCGTTATCGGTGGCTGACATCATCCGCCCGGCCCATTCGCTCCCGCAGACTCCGGTACCGAACGACCCACCCCCCGCACCGGATGAGTAGGAGCCCCCCACATGCGCCACTCCCGTAAGGCCGTGCTGGCCGCCACGATCGGCCTCGGCCTGGCCACCGCGCTCGGCGCCGTCCCCAGCGCCAGCGCCGCGACCGCCCCCGTATCCGGCAACGCCGCGAGCTATGCGGCGTACGAGCGCTCGCAGGAGAACGAGGCCGCCAACCGCGCGTTCTTCGACGCCGTGCAGCGCTCGGTGACCGAGCAGCGCGCCGCCAACCCGGGCGTCCTGGCCGTGACGGTCACGTACAACACCCGCAACGCGCCGAGCTTCCGCACCCAGATAGCCCGCTCCACGCAGATCTG comes from Streptomyces sp. NBC_01408 and encodes:
- a CDS encoding LysR family transcriptional regulator produces the protein MELEVRHLRALCAIADAGSLHKAARQLGVSQPSLTTQLRRIERALDGELFLRERTGCRPTPFGRTVLGRARPLLAEMAALVAEARALAQGPRLRIGSTASRALPGWLRRLHRRLPDTETSLVVDVSANALLRMVDSGQLDVAFVHEVEGSPLRVPAGLQLHVLMEREPQFVSMTRDHPAARRPVVELQDLAADRWTVDPSVDGEWDGLRRIFAGAGLDPPVLHADYHTATSLIVSGEAVAPCQPTSGPRDDMAIRPLSGDPLAVRLLLATRPGAHAEVYRDLRAAYREAALRTPLYRAWLLHHASPLLKPEPSPEAEAEVAAA